A portion of the Suricata suricatta isolate VVHF042 chromosome 11, meerkat_22Aug2017_6uvM2_HiC, whole genome shotgun sequence genome contains these proteins:
- the SLN gene encoding sarcolipin, whose product MGISTRELFLNFTIVLITVILMWLLVRSYQY is encoded by the coding sequence ATGGGGATATCCACTCGGGAGCTGTTCCTCAACTTCACCATTGTGCTGATTACCGTTATTCTCATGTGGCTCCTTGTGAGGTCCTATCAGTACTGA